A window of the Cannabis sativa cultivar Pink pepper isolate KNU-18-1 chromosome X, ASM2916894v1, whole genome shotgun sequence genome harbors these coding sequences:
- the LOC115712792 gene encoding uncharacterized protein LOC115712792 isoform X2, protein MKEGDGKDRNDNPWPSSPNNPSQKEDMKLWGVFLFGLIGATVTTFAVGQLRRTVDWFYSQLSRSQTWKGGSGKSFRSSFQEEAWKKYNRRMQEEYEEEMERVERIRRMQNVFNRERNKYKRGYDSWREKDYSSYHQHFQRDDWYWKSDTSFRDRRANYREAPRENVSYSLSHHYTVLGLDRFRTKPYTEAEIKTAFRSKAKEFHPDQNQDNIEVAEAKFKEVMTSYEAIKNERKAA, encoded by the exons ATGAAGGAGGGGGATGGTAAAGATAGAAACGATAATCCTTGGCCGTCGTCTCCAAACAACCCGTCCCAAAAAGAGGACATGAAACTTTGGGGAGTTTTCCTCTTCGGATTAATTGGCGCCACCGTCACCACGTTCGCG GTTGGTCAGTTGCGAAGAACTGTTGATTGGTTTTACTCTCAG ttgagcaGATCACAGACATGGAAAGGAGGATCAGGCAAATCATTCCGATCATCTTTTCAGGAGGAAGCTTGGAAAAAATACAATCGACGGATGCAAGAAGAGTATGAAGAAGAAATGGAAAGAGTG GAACGGATAAGGCGTATGCAAAATGTGTTCAATAGAGAGAGGAATAAATACAAAAGGGGATACGATAGTTGGAGGGAAAAAGATTATAGTTCTTATCATCAACATTTCCAGCGAGATGATTGGTATTGGAAGTCTGATACATCTTTCAGAGACAGAAGGGCTAACTATAGGGAAGCTCCTAGAGAAAATGTTAGCTACTCCTTATCTCATCACTACACGGTGTTGGGTCTTGATAG GTTCCGAACAAAACCCTACACAGAAGCTGAGATTAAG ACAGCATTTAGGAGCAAGGCGAAGGAATTTCACCCTGATCAGAACCAAGACAATATAG AGGTTGCTGAAGCCAAGTTTAAGGAGGTAATGACTTCCTATGAAGCCATAAAGAACGAGAGAAAGGCCGCATAG
- the LOC115712792 gene encoding uncharacterized protein LOC115712792 isoform X4: MKEGDGKDRNDNPWPSSPNNPSQKEDMKLWGVFLFGLIGATVTTFALSRSQTWKGGSGKSFRSSFQEEAWKKYNRRMQEEYEEEMERVERIRRMQNVFNRERNKYKRGYDSWREKDYSSYHQHFQRDDWYWKSDTSFRDRRANYREAPRENVSYSLSHHYTVLGLDRFRTKPYTEAEIKTAFRSKAKEFHPDQNQDNIEVAEAKFKEVMTSYEAIKNERKAA, encoded by the exons ATGAAGGAGGGGGATGGTAAAGATAGAAACGATAATCCTTGGCCGTCGTCTCCAAACAACCCGTCCCAAAAAGAGGACATGAAACTTTGGGGAGTTTTCCTCTTCGGATTAATTGGCGCCACCGTCACCACGTTCGCG ttgagcaGATCACAGACATGGAAAGGAGGATCAGGCAAATCATTCCGATCATCTTTTCAGGAGGAAGCTTGGAAAAAATACAATCGACGGATGCAAGAAGAGTATGAAGAAGAAATGGAAAGAGTG GAACGGATAAGGCGTATGCAAAATGTGTTCAATAGAGAGAGGAATAAATACAAAAGGGGATACGATAGTTGGAGGGAAAAAGATTATAGTTCTTATCATCAACATTTCCAGCGAGATGATTGGTATTGGAAGTCTGATACATCTTTCAGAGACAGAAGGGCTAACTATAGGGAAGCTCCTAGAGAAAATGTTAGCTACTCCTTATCTCATCACTACACGGTGTTGGGTCTTGATAG GTTCCGAACAAAACCCTACACAGAAGCTGAGATTAAG ACAGCATTTAGGAGCAAGGCGAAGGAATTTCACCCTGATCAGAACCAAGACAATATAG AGGTTGCTGAAGCCAAGTTTAAGGAGGTAATGACTTCCTATGAAGCCATAAAGAACGAGAGAAAGGCCGCATAG
- the LOC115712792 gene encoding uncharacterized protein LOC115712792 isoform X1, translating to MKEGDGKDRNDNPWPSSPNNPSQKEDMKLWGVFLFGLIGATVTTFAVGQLRRTVDWFYSQVLSRSQTWKGGSGKSFRSSFQEEAWKKYNRRMQEEYEEEMERVERIRRMQNVFNRERNKYKRGYDSWREKDYSSYHQHFQRDDWYWKSDTSFRDRRANYREAPRENVSYSLSHHYTVLGLDRFRTKPYTEAEIKTAFRSKAKEFHPDQNQDNIEVAEAKFKEVMTSYEAIKNERKAA from the exons ATGAAGGAGGGGGATGGTAAAGATAGAAACGATAATCCTTGGCCGTCGTCTCCAAACAACCCGTCCCAAAAAGAGGACATGAAACTTTGGGGAGTTTTCCTCTTCGGATTAATTGGCGCCACCGTCACCACGTTCGCG GTTGGTCAGTTGCGAAGAACTGTTGATTGGTTTTACTCTCAGGTA ttgagcaGATCACAGACATGGAAAGGAGGATCAGGCAAATCATTCCGATCATCTTTTCAGGAGGAAGCTTGGAAAAAATACAATCGACGGATGCAAGAAGAGTATGAAGAAGAAATGGAAAGAGTG GAACGGATAAGGCGTATGCAAAATGTGTTCAATAGAGAGAGGAATAAATACAAAAGGGGATACGATAGTTGGAGGGAAAAAGATTATAGTTCTTATCATCAACATTTCCAGCGAGATGATTGGTATTGGAAGTCTGATACATCTTTCAGAGACAGAAGGGCTAACTATAGGGAAGCTCCTAGAGAAAATGTTAGCTACTCCTTATCTCATCACTACACGGTGTTGGGTCTTGATAG GTTCCGAACAAAACCCTACACAGAAGCTGAGATTAAG ACAGCATTTAGGAGCAAGGCGAAGGAATTTCACCCTGATCAGAACCAAGACAATATAG AGGTTGCTGAAGCCAAGTTTAAGGAGGTAATGACTTCCTATGAAGCCATAAAGAACGAGAGAAAGGCCGCATAG
- the LOC115712792 gene encoding uncharacterized protein LOC115712792 isoform X3, which produces MKEGDGKDRNDNPWPSSPNNPSQKEDMKLWGVFLFGLIGATVTTFAVGQLRRTVDWFYSQVLSRSQTWKGGSGKSFRSSFQEEAWKKYNRRMQEEYEEEMERVERIRRMQNVFNRERNKYKRGYDSWREKDYSSYHQHFQRDDWYWKSDTSFRDRRANYREAPRENVSYSLSHHYTVLGLDRFRTKPYTEAEIKLRCIRSPVPCHRDLQYIQHLGARRRNFTLIRTKTI; this is translated from the exons ATGAAGGAGGGGGATGGTAAAGATAGAAACGATAATCCTTGGCCGTCGTCTCCAAACAACCCGTCCCAAAAAGAGGACATGAAACTTTGGGGAGTTTTCCTCTTCGGATTAATTGGCGCCACCGTCACCACGTTCGCG GTTGGTCAGTTGCGAAGAACTGTTGATTGGTTTTACTCTCAGGTA ttgagcaGATCACAGACATGGAAAGGAGGATCAGGCAAATCATTCCGATCATCTTTTCAGGAGGAAGCTTGGAAAAAATACAATCGACGGATGCAAGAAGAGTATGAAGAAGAAATGGAAAGAGTG GAACGGATAAGGCGTATGCAAAATGTGTTCAATAGAGAGAGGAATAAATACAAAAGGGGATACGATAGTTGGAGGGAAAAAGATTATAGTTCTTATCATCAACATTTCCAGCGAGATGATTGGTATTGGAAGTCTGATACATCTTTCAGAGACAGAAGGGCTAACTATAGGGAAGCTCCTAGAGAAAATGTTAGCTACTCCTTATCTCATCACTACACGGTGTTGGGTCTTGATAG GTTCCGAACAAAACCCTACACAGAAGCTGAGATTAAG TTAAGGTGTATTCGGAGTCCTGTTCCCTGTCACAGAGACCTACAATACAT ACAGCATTTAGGAGCAAGGCGAAGGAATTTCACCCTGATCAGAACCAAGACAATATAG